In a genomic window of Chryseobacterium sp. G0162:
- a CDS encoding TssN family type VI secretion system protein produces MEISSVKGIFLRYILMPLIAIIMMFILGIIRRNKPAIKIKVIIIYVLLCSLCLALPGFFGFAGNLFNPYWYLIAQVIYLIFGIIHVNLLHKYFKKHIDSLAMNILFESILSLTCIVLGGYLFTLLFNWMSKDTGYAVMAATSMLIFVVPMVFYYCYIQFISIPFDIYKTWRYSPEQKLPDFEGADFDRLMVLNVELSKNLEDSNRFRIKAKTLPTGITFGDWFYRVVDDYNHKNPGSIIHLSDEVREPYYWIFYTKKSFFSFRKYIDFDQDITTNSISENEVVICKRVIQHEEEGVARKS; encoded by the coding sequence ATGGAAATTTCTTCAGTAAAAGGTATTTTTTTAAGGTATATTTTAATGCCTTTAATCGCAATCATCATGATGTTTATTCTGGGAATTATCAGGAGAAACAAACCTGCGATCAAAATTAAAGTAATTATTATATATGTTCTTCTGTGCAGTTTATGTCTGGCTTTACCAGGTTTTTTTGGATTTGCCGGGAATCTTTTTAATCCATACTGGTATCTCATTGCACAGGTTATTTACCTTATTTTTGGGATTATTCACGTTAACTTATTACACAAATATTTCAAAAAACATATTGATTCTCTGGCAATGAATATTTTGTTTGAATCTATACTTTCATTGACGTGTATTGTATTGGGTGGTTATTTGTTTACCCTATTATTCAACTGGATGAGTAAAGATACGGGGTATGCTGTGATGGCGGCTACAAGTATGCTGATCTTTGTAGTTCCTATGGTATTTTATTATTGCTATATTCAGTTTATCAGTATTCCTTTTGATATTTATAAAACCTGGAGATATTCTCCGGAACAAAAGCTTCCTGATTTTGAAGGGGCAGATTTTGACCGCCTGATGGTTTTGAATGTTGAATTAAGTAAAAACCTTGAAGATTCAAACCGATTCAGAATTAAAGCTAAGACTCTTCCCACTGGAATCACTTTTGGAGACTGGTTTTACAGAGTGGTAGATGATTACAACCATAAAAATCCAGGATCTATTATCCACCTTTCAGATGAAGTAAGAGAACCTTATTATTGGATTTTCTACACTAAAAAATCGTTTTTTAGCTTTAGAAAATATATAGATTTCGACCAGGACATTACTACAAACAGCATTTCTGAAAATGAAGTGGTTATTTGTAAGAGAGTCATTCAACATGAAGAGGAGGGAGTCGCAAGAAAATCATAA
- a CDS encoding S1/P1 nuclease, translated as MKSIYSKILILAFISSSLYSYAWGLTGHRVIADIAENHLSRKAKREIKKIMGKERLAYWANWPDFIKSDTTGVWKQASSWHYVNIDPQTDLKAFDQNLKMQAGPSLYTQVNTLSSQIKDEKTSAKDRKIALIFLIHIMGDLAQPLHVGRAEDLGGNKINVTYFGDKTNLHSVWDGKLVDSQKYSYTEYSKLLDIKSKEEVAQIQSGTLEDWLYDSHKIANKIYAQTPDGSKLSYDYQYKFNDTLERQLLYGGLRLAKVLNELF; from the coding sequence ATGAAAAGTATTTATTCTAAAATTCTGATTTTAGCATTCATTTCCTCTTCACTTTATTCTTATGCGTGGGGATTGACGGGGCACAGAGTAATTGCAGACATTGCGGAAAATCACCTTTCCAGAAAGGCTAAGAGAGAAATCAAAAAAATAATGGGCAAGGAACGTCTTGCGTACTGGGCTAACTGGCCGGATTTCATCAAATCTGATACTACGGGAGTTTGGAAGCAGGCTTCATCATGGCATTATGTAAACATTGATCCTCAAACTGATCTTAAGGCTTTTGACCAAAATCTAAAAATGCAGGCAGGACCAAGTCTTTACACTCAGGTAAATACCTTATCCAGCCAGATTAAAGATGAAAAAACGTCGGCAAAAGACAGAAAGATTGCTTTGATTTTCCTTATTCATATTATGGGAGACCTGGCTCAGCCGCTACACGTAGGAAGAGCAGAGGATCTGGGAGGAAATAAAATCAATGTTACTTATTTTGGAGATAAAACCAATTTACACTCTGTTTGGGATGGTAAATTAGTAGATTCTCAAAAATACAGCTACACAGAATATTCTAAACTTTTGGATATTAAATCTAAAGAAGAAGTTGCACAGATTCAATCTGGAACGCTGGAAGACTGGTTGTATGATTCTCACAAAATTGCCAACAAGATCTACGCACAGACTCCTGACGGATCAAAATTATCTTATGATTACCAATACAAATTCAATGATACTCTTGAAAGACAATTGTTATACGGAGGATTGAGATTGGCTAAAGTATTGAATGAGTTATTCTAA
- a CDS encoding heme-binding domain-containing protein: MSLFFKRIFLGSIFIFLIIQVIQPVRNIDYGQVPSSDISKVYKIPRKVQSILRTSCYDCHSNGTNYPTYAYIQPFSYFVENHIKEGKKELNFSEWGLYSQRKQSNKLEAVENQIKLGKMPLSSYLYLHHDAKLSDEKIKEVVDWIESIHKEDR, encoded by the coding sequence ATGAGCCTCTTCTTTAAAAGAATATTTTTGGGGTCTATCTTTATCTTTTTAATAATTCAGGTGATTCAGCCTGTTCGTAATATTGATTATGGACAGGTGCCTTCATCTGACATTTCAAAAGTGTATAAGATTCCTAGAAAAGTACAATCTATTTTGAGAACTTCATGCTACGATTGCCATAGTAATGGAACGAATTATCCCACTTATGCATACATTCAGCCATTCAGCTATTTTGTTGAAAATCATATCAAAGAAGGAAAGAAGGAGCTGAACTTTAGCGAATGGGGACTTTACAGCCAAAGGAAACAATCTAATAAACTAGAAGCTGTTGAGAATCAGATAAAGCTAGGAAAAATGCCACTTTCTTCATACCTCTATCTCCATCATGATGCAAAACTTTCTGATGAAAAGATCAAAGAAGTTGTTGACTGGATAGAGTCAATCCATAAAGAAGACAGGTAG
- a CDS encoding S9 family peptidase produces MKKIFYVLLLVMGMTTAQAQDVPLLDRGLFFGNPEISGGQLSPDGKWISFTKEYGGIMNIWVKKIDESFEKARPLTDSKRPLNGYFWSEDGKYILYVKDKNGDENMNIFAVDPMAKATNGVPESRNLTPINEVRAQIYMVSRKDPDLLMVGLNNRDKAWHDLYSLKISTGELKKVFENKDRITGYNFDWDEKLRILNRTDDKGTTQFLYKEGDKLTPIYETLVTEEAYIPNWNEDNSKFYLVTNNGALDKSTLFMMDPKTKQTTKIESDPKEKVDFGGLFMDRNTRKMISTSYTGDKTDYYWKDKTWEANYKFLKSKFPGREVDFSSSTKDYSKFLISVWGDQYVSESYFFDTKTKELIFQYTPRPELKKVEKYLASMTPIRYKSSDGLEIPAYFTLPSGSSGKNVPVVVLVHGGPKGPRDYWGYNSIVQFLANRGYAVLQPNFRASGGYGKKFQNAGDLQWGKLMQDDITWGVKHLIEKGIADKNKVVIMGGSYGGYATLAGLAFTPDVYAAGVDIVGPSNLFTLLDSVPAYWEAARASLYGMVGNPNTEEGKKIMHAASPLFSVDKINKPLLIVQGANDPRVKQAEADQIVIALRDKGKKVNYILADDEGHGFRKPVNSMAMYAETEKFLSEVIGGRYQKDMPENVAKRLKEMTVDITKVTYTPAAKNQETKPKK; encoded by the coding sequence ATGAAAAAAATCTTTTATGTATTGCTCCTTGTCATGGGAATGACTACCGCACAGGCACAAGATGTCCCATTGCTGGACAGAGGATTATTCTTTGGGAATCCTGAAATTTCCGGCGGACAATTAAGCCCGGATGGAAAATGGATTTCATTTACGAAAGAATATGGAGGCATCATGAATATATGGGTAAAAAAAATTGACGAATCTTTTGAAAAAGCACGCCCATTAACAGACAGCAAGCGTCCATTAAATGGATATTTCTGGTCAGAAGACGGAAAATATATATTGTATGTAAAGGATAAAAACGGAGATGAGAACATGAATATTTTTGCGGTAGATCCAATGGCAAAGGCTACAAACGGAGTTCCTGAGTCAAGGAATCTGACCCCAATCAATGAAGTAAGAGCTCAGATCTATATGGTAAGCAGAAAAGATCCTGATCTATTGATGGTCGGATTGAATAATCGTGATAAAGCATGGCATGATCTATACTCATTAAAAATTTCTACCGGCGAGCTGAAAAAGGTCTTTGAAAATAAAGACCGTATTACAGGATACAATTTTGATTGGGATGAAAAGCTCAGAATTTTAAACAGGACGGATGATAAAGGGACTACCCAATTCCTTTACAAAGAGGGTGATAAACTGACTCCTATCTATGAAACATTGGTAACCGAAGAAGCTTATATTCCAAACTGGAACGAAGACAATTCTAAGTTTTACCTGGTAACCAACAATGGGGCTCTGGATAAATCAACATTATTTATGATGGATCCAAAAACCAAACAAACAACGAAAATAGAAAGTGATCCTAAAGAAAAAGTAGATTTCGGCGGACTGTTTATGGACAGAAATACCAGAAAAATGATTTCCACTTCTTATACCGGAGATAAAACTGATTATTACTGGAAGGATAAAACATGGGAAGCCAATTATAAATTTTTAAAAAGCAAATTTCCTGGAAGAGAGGTTGATTTCTCAAGCTCAACAAAAGATTATTCTAAGTTTTTAATCTCTGTTTGGGGTGATCAATATGTTTCTGAGTCTTATTTCTTCGACACCAAAACAAAAGAGTTAATTTTCCAATATACTCCAAGACCAGAACTGAAAAAAGTTGAAAAATATCTGGCTTCTATGACACCAATTCGCTATAAAAGCAGTGATGGACTTGAAATTCCGGCTTATTTTACTTTACCATCTGGATCTTCAGGTAAGAACGTACCTGTAGTAGTTCTAGTTCATGGAGGACCAAAGGGACCGAGAGACTATTGGGGATATAATTCAATAGTACAGTTTTTGGCGAACAGAGGATATGCTGTACTGCAGCCTAACTTCAGAGCAAGTGGCGGATATGGGAAAAAATTTCAAAATGCAGGAGATCTGCAATGGGGAAAATTGATGCAGGATGATATCACCTGGGGAGTAAAACATCTGATTGAAAAGGGAATCGCTGATAAGAATAAAGTTGTTATTATGGGGGGAAGCTACGGTGGTTATGCAACACTGGCAGGTCTGGCCTTTACTCCGGATGTCTATGCTGCGGGAGTGGACATTGTAGGACCAAGTAACTTATTTACTTTATTAGATTCTGTTCCCGCATATTGGGAAGCTGCCCGCGCATCTTTATATGGTATGGTAGGTAATCCTAATACTGAGGAAGGAAAAAAAATAATGCATGCAGCAAGTCCTTTATTCAGCGTAGATAAAATCAACAAGCCATTGCTGATTGTTCAGGGAGCTAATGACCCTAGGGTAAAACAGGCTGAAGCAGACCAGATCGTCATTGCCCTTCGCGATAAAGGGAAAAAAGTAAATTATATTTTAGCTGATGATGAAGGACACGGATTCAGAAAACCGGTTAACAGCATGGCGATGTATGCTGAAACAGAAAAGTTCCTTTCCGAAGTTATTGGCGGAAGATACCAGAAAGATATGCCTGAAAATGTAGCAAAACGTCTGAAAGAAATGACGGTTGATATTACAAAAGTGACCTACACTCCGGCAGCAAAAAATCAGGAAACAAAACCTAAAAAATAA
- a CDS encoding RNA polymerase sigma factor RpoD/SigA: MRQLKITKQVTNRETASLDKYLQEIGKVELITADEEVELAQRIRAGDRAALEKLIKANLRFVVSVSKQYQNQGLSLPDLINEGNLGLMKAAKRYDETRGFKFISYAVWWIRQSILQALAEQSRIVRLPLNKIGSINKINKAYAHLEQENERPPSPEELAEVLDMSEEDIKESMKNSGRHLSMDAPLVEGEDSNLYDVLRSGESPSPDKDLMLESLQIEIERALNTLTPREADLVRLYFGLNGKHPMTLEEIGETFDLTRERVRQIKEKAIKRLKHNTRSKILKSYLGK; this comes from the coding sequence ATGAGACAATTAAAAATCACTAAGCAGGTTACCAACAGGGAAACTGCTTCATTAGACAAGTATTTGCAGGAAATTGGTAAAGTGGAACTGATTACTGCGGACGAGGAAGTAGAATTGGCACAAAGAATACGTGCTGGCGACAGAGCCGCATTGGAGAAATTAATCAAAGCCAACCTTCGTTTCGTAGTTTCTGTATCTAAGCAATACCAAAACCAAGGTCTTTCCTTACCCGATTTGATTAATGAGGGTAACTTAGGATTAATGAAGGCGGCAAAAAGGTACGATGAAACTAGAGGTTTCAAATTTATCTCTTATGCAGTATGGTGGATCCGTCAATCAATTTTACAGGCGTTAGCTGAACAATCAAGAATTGTAAGACTTCCGTTGAACAAAATTGGTTCCATCAATAAAATTAATAAAGCATACGCTCACCTTGAGCAGGAAAATGAAAGACCCCCTTCTCCGGAAGAATTGGCTGAAGTTCTTGACATGAGTGAGGAAGATATCAAAGAATCTATGAAAAACTCCGGTAGACACCTGTCTATGGATGCACCTTTAGTAGAAGGTGAAGATTCTAATCTTTATGATGTATTACGTTCAGGAGAATCTCCAAGTCCTGATAAAGATTTAATGCTTGAATCTCTTCAGATTGAAATCGAAAGAGCATTGAATACTTTAACTCCAAGAGAGGCTGATTTGGTAAGATTATACTTTGGATTGAACGGAAAACACCCAATGACTTTAGAAGAAATTGGTGAAACTTTCGATCTTACAAGAGAGAGAGTTCGTCAGATCAAAGAAAAAGCAATTAAGAGACTAAAACACAATACCAGAAGTAAGATCCTTAAATCTTATTTAGGTAAATAA
- a CDS encoding metal-dependent transcriptional regulator, which translates to MKTTLTEENYLKALFHLVDNEGKVTINELSKFLNVKMPSVNNMMKKFAEKKWVIYETYKPLIVTASGKREAALVVRKHRLTEMFLVKKMNFGWENVHEIAEQLEHVHSQIFFDKMDEILDYPKFDPHGEPIPDKDGNIIAQDLQKLSSCEEGETVIFASVTLSDDAFLTYLNDRKLLLNTKVKVIKIESFDKSMTLEIDGQKEILSKKATEKILVKK; encoded by the coding sequence TTGAAAACAACCCTAACAGAAGAAAATTACCTGAAAGCTTTGTTTCATTTAGTTGACAATGAAGGAAAGGTGACGATTAACGAACTCAGCAAATTTTTAAATGTAAAAATGCCGAGCGTTAACAATATGATGAAAAAGTTTGCAGAAAAAAAATGGGTCATTTACGAGACCTATAAACCACTGATCGTTACTGCCAGCGGAAAACGTGAAGCAGCGTTAGTCGTTCGCAAACACAGACTTACTGAAATGTTTTTGGTAAAAAAAATGAATTTCGGCTGGGAAAACGTTCATGAAATTGCAGAACAGCTGGAACATGTCCATTCCCAGATCTTCTTTGATAAAATGGACGAAATTCTGGATTATCCTAAATTTGATCCCCACGGAGAACCCATTCCTGATAAAGATGGGAACATTATTGCTCAGGATCTTCAGAAACTAAGCAGCTGTGAAGAAGGAGAAACTGTTATTTTTGCTTCTGTTACCCTTTCAGATGATGCTTTTCTAACCTATTTAAATGACCGAAAACTTCTTCTTAATACCAAGGTAAAAGTTATTAAAATTGAAAGTTTTGATAAATCGATGACCCTGGAAATTGATGGTCAAAAAGAAATTCTCAGTAAAAAAGCCACAGAAAAAATATTGGTAAAGAAATAA
- a CDS encoding GNAT family N-acetyltransferase, producing the protein MKYTTKWLTDKTRVEELVDFFITHKTDSYISHSEIMYGRALDSEHWNPDLRTVFTEQLMNDYDYDGTSKLNILIAENEEGKIVGMLVFNVINSPFKKYAILEDMLLDQSVRGQSLGSRLLEEVIQESKNWNISFIMLESGVDNHGAHHFFGKYGFQKVSESFMLTL; encoded by the coding sequence ATGAAATATACTACGAAATGGCTTACTGATAAAACACGTGTTGAAGAACTCGTAGATTTTTTTATCACTCATAAAACCGATTCCTACATCTCTCACAGTGAAATCATGTATGGCAGGGCTTTGGATTCCGAACACTGGAACCCAGATCTTAGAACCGTCTTCACGGAACAGCTTATGAACGATTATGATTATGATGGGACTTCAAAACTGAATATTTTAATCGCTGAAAATGAAGAAGGGAAAATTGTGGGAATGTTGGTTTTCAATGTAATCAACAGTCCGTTTAAAAAATATGCTATTCTGGAAGATATGCTTTTGGATCAATCAGTAAGAGGGCAATCTCTCGGAAGCAGGCTTTTGGAGGAGGTGATTCAGGAGTCCAAAAACTGGAATATAAGTTTTATTATGCTGGAAAGTGGTGTTGATAATCATGGTGCCCATCATTTTTTCGGTAAGTATGGTTTCCAGAAAGTATCTGAAAGCTTTATGCTAACATTATAG
- a CDS encoding DUF3347 domain-containing protein has product MKNIITVLLVGATLYSCTKPENKVSENKAAEPEIKSIEKTDSVVALNQNQEVKENSTENKKETVELSAFPIQQVIKGYLPLKNALAQDNSQKASDAAKSLFSILKKIDISKINVKNNSELRDILESASENAEHIGENSDDIGHQREHLLSLSNDITDLIEEVGTGGIKLYQDFCPMYNNGKGGTWISETKEIVNPYEGTKMLNCGSVKKVL; this is encoded by the coding sequence ATGAAAAATATAATAACCGTATTGTTAGTGGGTGCTACATTATATTCATGTACTAAACCCGAAAATAAAGTATCTGAAAATAAGGCAGCAGAGCCGGAAATCAAAAGCATCGAGAAAACCGATTCTGTTGTAGCTTTAAATCAAAACCAGGAAGTAAAAGAAAACTCGACAGAAAATAAAAAGGAAACCGTTGAACTTTCAGCTTTTCCTATACAGCAAGTGATCAAAGGATATCTTCCTTTAAAAAATGCTTTAGCTCAGGATAATTCTCAAAAAGCTTCTGATGCTGCTAAAAGCCTGTTTTCTATACTAAAGAAAATAGATATCAGTAAGATCAATGTAAAAAACAACTCAGAATTGCGAGATATTCTGGAAAGTGCTTCAGAAAATGCAGAACATATTGGGGAGAACTCTGATGATATAGGACATCAAAGAGAGCATTTGCTCTCCCTGAGTAATGATATTACAGATTTGATTGAAGAAGTAGGAACCGGGGGGATAAAATTATATCAGGATTTTTGCCCTATGTACAATAATGGAAAAGGAGGAACCTGGATTAGTGAGACAAAAGAAATTGTCAATCCTTATGAAGGGACAAAAATGCTTAACTGTGGATCTGTAAAAAAGGTTTTATAG
- a CDS encoding type VI secretion system baseplate subunit TssG, which yields MHENNIVDMNYNKLQTDFKAEAVAVNLLKYHRTVSNIFIERVGVNDRAYLKDIKSISSSYLGFDEEVFTIESYREGIYDYLPEGLFHPPSLGASRKNVDTVVREIRKQKRVEDDARKFFRPFELEVFFTEISALLKESEFDITSNTDALLETVSELWPLIDMLDKQSAYIFMHILPFFHQIRGDKRWFERCMTAFLQVPVKVTFSPNVIDEIEKNDDSMLLGNSRLGVTYIPSGRHMDGQRNWVVNMGPIPYEEMKKYIPGSPFRKVLETLYDYFLPVTVDIEENFVTEKLEYSFSLEDDERNASRLGYSTFL from the coding sequence ATGCATGAGAATAATATTGTAGATATGAACTATAATAAGCTGCAGACAGACTTTAAAGCAGAGGCTGTAGCTGTTAATCTTTTAAAATACCATCGGACGGTAAGCAATATATTTATTGAAAGAGTCGGTGTGAACGATCGTGCTTATCTTAAAGATATTAAAAGCATTTCGAGCAGTTATCTAGGTTTTGATGAGGAAGTTTTTACGATAGAAAGTTACAGGGAAGGAATTTATGATTACCTTCCTGAAGGATTGTTTCACCCACCTTCTCTCGGAGCTTCCAGAAAAAACGTAGATACAGTAGTAAGAGAGATCAGAAAGCAGAAAAGAGTAGAGGATGACGCGCGTAAATTTTTCCGTCCTTTTGAGCTGGAAGTTTTCTTTACAGAGATCAGTGCTCTTCTTAAAGAGTCTGAATTTGATATTACAAGCAATACGGATGCTTTACTGGAAACGGTAAGTGAACTTTGGCCGCTTATCGATATGCTGGATAAGCAAAGTGCCTATATATTTATGCATATTCTGCCGTTTTTCCACCAGATCCGTGGAGATAAAAGGTGGTTTGAAAGATGTATGACTGCTTTTCTTCAGGTTCCGGTTAAGGTAACCTTTTCTCCCAATGTTATTGATGAAATAGAAAAAAATGACGATTCAATGTTGCTGGGGAATTCAAGATTGGGGGTGACCTATATTCCAAGTGGAAGGCATATGGACGGACAACGAAACTGGGTGGTGAATATGGGCCCGATCCCTTATGAAGAAATGAAAAAATATATTCCGGGAAGTCCGTTCAGAAAGGTTCTAGAGACATTGTATGACTATTTTCTTCCTGTAACCGTGGATATAGAAGAGAATTTTGTTACAGAAAAGCTGGAATACTCGTTCAGTCTTGAGGATGATGAAAGAAATGCCAGCCGCCTTGGATACTCTACATTCCTCTAA
- the blaIND gene encoding IND family subclass B1 metallo-beta-lactamase: protein MKKSIQFFIVSMLLSPFAGAQVKDFVIEPPIKKNLYIYKTFGVFGGKEYSANSVYLVTKKGVILFDVPWEKVQYQSLMDTIKKRHNLPVIAVFATHSHDDRAGDLSFFNKKGIKTYATTKTNEFLKKDGKATSSEITKIGKPYRIGGEEFVVDFLGEGHTADNVVIWFPKYNVLDGGCLVKSNSATDLGYIKEANVEEWPKTMKKLQTKYSKATLILPGHDEWKGGGHVEHTLDLLEKK, encoded by the coding sequence ATGAAAAAAAGCATTCAGTTTTTTATTGTTTCGATGTTGTTGAGCCCTTTTGCAGGTGCCCAGGTAAAAGATTTTGTAATCGAACCACCCATTAAAAAGAACTTATATATTTATAAAACATTTGGAGTATTCGGCGGTAAAGAATATTCTGCGAATTCAGTATATCTTGTTACTAAAAAAGGGGTTATTTTATTTGATGTTCCATGGGAAAAAGTACAATATCAAAGCCTGATGGATACCATCAAAAAACGTCATAACCTGCCTGTTATTGCTGTGTTTGCTACGCATTCCCATGATGACCGCGCCGGAGATTTGAGCTTTTTTAATAAGAAAGGAATTAAAACCTATGCCACTACTAAAACCAATGAGTTTCTGAAGAAAGATGGAAAAGCAACCTCTAGTGAAATCACCAAGATTGGAAAACCTTATCGTATTGGTGGGGAAGAATTTGTGGTAGATTTTCTTGGTGAAGGACATACTGCTGATAATGTAGTAATATGGTTTCCAAAATACAATGTACTGGATGGCGGATGCCTTGTAAAAAGTAACTCAGCTACTGATTTAGGGTATATTAAAGAAGCCAATGTAGAAGAATGGCCAAAGACCATGAAGAAACTGCAAACTAAATATTCAAAAGCTACACTTATTCTTCCCGGACATGACGAATGGAAAGGCGGTGGACATGTAGAACACACTTTGGACCTTTTGGAAAAGAAATAA
- a CDS encoding FAD-dependent monooxygenase has translation MNTISIIGAGIGGLTLGNVLKQNGYDFTIYESAPEIKPVGAGIMMAVNAMQIFDKLGLKEKIEKAGNKIHRITLSNESMKPFSKTEILELEKQYNSCNVAIHRAELQRILAENLNERSIQLNYSLQKIEKKENYILDFENGNQIESTIVFGADGIKSSIRDQILKAGSIRSSGQKCWRGLVDFELPEQYHHEAFEMWGKGKRFGFVKISEKKVYWYACINEKSFSRYSEIAYIFRDFDDLVLNLIEATAKENIICNSISDLTPIPKWYTENLCLIGDAAHATTPNMGQGACQAIEDAYVLGRLLEKNKDFNAIFEEFQKIRRKKVDYIVNTSRSIGKISQWEHGNSLRNFMMRLIPESISQKMAKKIIELDI, from the coding sequence ATGAATACCATTTCAATCATCGGAGCCGGAATTGGCGGACTCACCTTAGGAAATGTTCTAAAACAAAATGGATACGATTTTACCATCTACGAATCTGCACCGGAAATAAAACCTGTAGGCGCTGGGATCATGATGGCTGTAAATGCCATGCAGATCTTTGACAAACTGGGTTTAAAAGAAAAAATTGAAAAAGCAGGAAACAAAATTCACAGAATCACATTATCAAACGAATCTATGAAGCCTTTTTCAAAAACGGAAATTCTTGAGCTTGAGAAACAATATAACTCTTGTAATGTTGCTATCCATCGGGCAGAGTTACAGCGAATTCTTGCCGAAAACCTGAATGAAAGATCTATTCAACTGAATTATTCCCTACAAAAAATTGAAAAAAAGGAAAATTACATCTTGGATTTTGAGAATGGAAATCAGATAGAAAGCACTATTGTTTTTGGGGCTGATGGTATAAAATCTTCTATCCGGGATCAGATCTTAAAAGCCGGTTCTATAAGAAGTTCCGGACAGAAATGCTGGCGGGGATTGGTAGATTTTGAATTACCTGAGCAATACCATCACGAAGCTTTTGAAATGTGGGGAAAAGGAAAGCGTTTCGGCTTTGTAAAGATCTCCGAGAAAAAAGTGTATTGGTATGCGTGTATCAATGAAAAAAGCTTTAGCAGATATTCAGAAATTGCATACATTTTTAGAGACTTTGATGATTTGGTGTTGAACCTCATAGAAGCTACAGCAAAAGAAAATATTATCTGTAACAGTATTTCGGACCTCACTCCTATCCCAAAATGGTATACTGAAAATTTATGTCTGATTGGAGATGCAGCTCATGCCACTACACCCAATATGGGGCAAGGGGCATGTCAGGCCATTGAAGACGCTTATGTTCTTGGCAGATTATTGGAAAAAAACAAAGACTTCAATGCTATTTTTGAAGAGTTTCAGAAAATCAGAAGAAAAAAAGTAGATTATATTGTGAATACAAGCCGTAGTATCGGAAAAATTTCTCAATGGGAGCATGGAAATTCATTGCGGAATTTCATGATGCGTTTAATTCCTGAAAGCATCAGCCAAAAGATGGCAAAGAAAATTATTGAATTGGATATATAA